One window of Mycoplasma cottewii genomic DNA carries:
- the cdd gene encoding cytidine deaminase: MQLDKEIIFEELKQLATRAYCPYSNFRVSCIVYLKNGEKILGVNVENAAYNPCICAERCALPQVYAQGYGKDDVELLALYTDSKSFGSPCGTCRQTMSELLNADQKTYMFNQNGFIGEYLVSDFLPHAFSDKNL, encoded by the coding sequence ATGCAATTAGACAAAGAGATTATTTTTGAAGAATTAAAACAATTAGCTACTAGAGCTTATTGTCCATATTCAAACTTTAGAGTTTCATGTATAGTTTATTTAAAAAATGGTGAAAAAATACTTGGTGTTAATGTTGAAAATGCAGCTTATAACCCATGTATTTGCGCTGAAAGATGTGCACTACCACAAGTATATGCACAAGGTTATGGTAAAGATGATGTTGAATTACTAGCACTTTACACTGATAGTAAATCATTTGGTTCACCTTGTGGAACTTGTCGTCAAACAATGTCAGAACTTTTAAATGCAGATCAAAAAACTTATATGTTTAATCAAAATGGATTTATTGGTGAATATTTAGTTAGTGATTTTTTACCTCATGCTTTTAGTGATAAAAATCTTTAA
- a CDS encoding adenylate kinase, which yields MNIMLLGAPGSGKGTQAEKLVNQLGFIQVSTGDLMRKEIADNSKIGQECATYMNAGKYVPDSIVNAIVEEFLKKTNDKLIFDGYPRTLDQAKALDEMLTKLNKKINVVFYIDVNEELLIKRISGRLVCPQCKASFNTIFRKPKVDNVCDFDNTVLVRRADDEPEKVKVRLETYSSQTLPLISYYKNSSKFVEIKADELSADQVFDTIKGELK from the coding sequence ATGAATATTATGTTATTAGGAGCTCCAGGATCAGGAAAAGGAACTCAAGCTGAAAAACTAGTTAATCAACTTGGTTTTATTCAAGTATCAACTGGAGATTTAATGAGAAAAGAAATTGCTGATAATTCAAAAATAGGTCAAGAGTGTGCAACATATATGAATGCTGGTAAATATGTACCAGATAGTATTGTTAATGCTATTGTTGAAGAATTTTTAAAAAAAACAAACGATAAATTAATTTTTGATGGTTATCCAAGAACTTTAGATCAAGCTAAAGCATTAGATGAGATGTTAACAAAACTAAACAAAAAAATTAATGTTGTATTTTATATCGATGTTAATGAAGAACTTTTAATTAAAAGAATTAGTGGAAGATTAGTATGTCCACAATGTAAAGCAAGCTTTAATACTATTTTTAGAAAACCTAAAGTAGATAATGTTTGTGATTTTGATAATACAGTTTTAGTAAGACGTGCAGATGATGAACCTGAAAAAGTTAAAGTAAGATTAGAAACTTATTCAAGTCAAACTCTACCATTAATTAGTTATTATAAAAATTCAAGTAAATTTGTTGAAATAAAAGCTGATGAATTATCAGCTGATCAAGTATTTGACACTATTAAAGGAGAATTAAAATAG
- the rpsM gene encoding 30S ribosomal protein S13, with protein MARISGVEIPNDKRVVISLTYIYGIGLSTSQSVLKALNISEDIRVKDLTEEQMKNISAEISKYKTEGELRREVSLNIKRLMEIGSYRGLRHRKGLPVRGQSSKTNARTVKGPRKTVANKKK; from the coding sequence ATGGCTCGTATTAGTGGAGTAGAAATCCCAAATGATAAAAGAGTTGTTATTTCATTAACATACATTTACGGAATTGGATTATCAACATCTCAAAGTGTTTTAAAAGCATTAAACATTTCTGAAGATATCCGTGTTAAAGATTTAACAGAAGAACAAATGAAAAATATCTCTGCAGAAATCTCAAAATACAAAACTGAAGGAGAATTACGTAGAGAAGTATCATTAAACATCAAACGTTTAATGGAAATTGGAAGTTACAGAGGTTTAAGACACCGTAAAGGATTACCTGTTAGAGGACAATCATCAAAAACTAACGCAAGAACAGTAAAAGGTCCAAGAAAAACTGTAGCTAATAAGAAAAAATAA
- the map gene encoding type I methionyl aminopeptidase, producing MVTIKTPEQIQKIRTACKVLAQGLDMLKKMIKPGINCLDLDKAFEEFIISKGCKSNFKGYHGFPKTICISINDQLVHGIPQDRILQDGDIVSVDAGCTFEGWHADSAFTMLCGIAKDKKNDILISVTEKSLELAIEQVKPGTRLGTIGHTIQKYVESYGFSLPRDYTGHGIGQSLHEDPFIPNVGVENTGMRLQAGMVICIEPMVQIGTHKTKTAADNWTVYSADRSMAAHFEHTILVTEDGCEVLTKL from the coding sequence ATGGTAACTATTAAAACACCAGAACAAATTCAAAAAATTAGAACAGCTTGTAAAGTTCTAGCACAAGGTTTAGATATGTTAAAAAAAATGATTAAACCTGGAATAAATTGTCTAGATTTAGATAAAGCTTTTGAAGAATTTATAATTTCTAAAGGATGTAAATCAAATTTTAAAGGATATCACGGATTTCCAAAAACAATCTGTATTTCAATTAATGATCAATTAGTACACGGGATTCCTCAAGATAGAATTTTACAAGATGGAGATATCGTAAGTGTCGATGCAGGATGTACTTTTGAAGGTTGACATGCAGATAGTGCATTTACTATGCTTTGTGGAATTGCAAAAGATAAAAAAAATGATATACTTATATCGGTCACTGAAAAATCACTAGAACTTGCTATAGAGCAAGTCAAACCAGGAACAAGACTAGGAACCATAGGTCACACTATTCAAAAATATGTTGAATCATACGGTTTTAGTCTTCCTAGAGATTACACAGGTCATGGAATAGGTCAATCATTACATGAAGATCCTTTTATTCCCAACGTTGGTGTAGAAAATACTGGAATGAGATTACAAGCAGGAATGGTTATTTGTATTGAACCAATGGTTCAAATTGGAACTCATAAAACTAAAACTGCTGCAGATAATTGAACAGTATATTCAGCTGATCGCAGTATGGCAGCACATTTCGAGCATACAATACTTGTAACTGAAGATGGTTGCGAAGTATTAACAAAATTATAA
- a CDS encoding energy-coupling factor transporter ATPase, whose amino-acid sequence MENKKLFDEFDASKITEKNLNDFKISINKLYVKLSELSHKYINLIRQNEIDKNEKKVLKEKIKKIKVEIRELASTKSFKDNLKKSENLLKQIKKSNNQEDIKRAKKEYEHAQYMFNEFKDAINEQGRGIKLKKENNIAVEIKNLSFRYGANFPKAVDDVSFTINEGEYVTIIGHNGSGKSTLSKILIGVLTAKEGEIKIFGNKVTDSNIEQIRKFLGIVFQNPDNQFIGSTVEADIAFGLENKRVDPTKMPEIILESAKKVGMEHALKKEPLSLSGGQKQRVAIASTLALDPDIMIFDEATSMLDPKGKREIKEIMVQLRGTKTIISITHDMDEILNADKVVVLDHGKLVKIGKPLEIVGDKDFLRSIQLDIPFVALVREELEKKGLVVPNTQNMDELVKEICEV is encoded by the coding sequence ATGGAAAATAAAAAATTGTTTGATGAATTTGATGCTAGCAAAATTACTGAAAAAAACTTAAATGACTTTAAAATTTCAATAAACAAACTATATGTAAAATTGTCTGAATTAAGTCACAAATACATTAATTTAATAAGACAAAATGAAATTGACAAAAATGAAAAAAAAGTTTTAAAAGAAAAGATTAAAAAAATAAAAGTTGAAATCCGTGAATTAGCCTCAACTAAAAGTTTTAAAGATAATCTAAAAAAATCTGAAAATCTATTAAAGCAAATTAAAAAATCAAACAACCAAGAAGATATTAAAAGAGCTAAAAAAGAATATGAACACGCACAATATATGTTCAATGAATTTAAAGATGCTATTAATGAACAGGGACGTGGAATTAAATTAAAAAAAGAAAACAACATAGCTGTAGAAATTAAGAATTTATCATTTAGATATGGTGCAAATTTCCCAAAAGCTGTTGATGATGTTAGTTTTACAATTAATGAAGGTGAATATGTAACTATTATTGGTCACAATGGTAGTGGAAAATCTACTTTATCTAAAATTTTAATTGGTGTTTTAACAGCTAAAGAAGGAGAAATTAAAATATTTGGAAACAAAGTTACTGATAGTAACATTGAACAAATTAGAAAATTCTTAGGTATTGTTTTCCAAAACCCAGATAACCAATTTATTGGTTCAACAGTTGAAGCTGATATCGCTTTTGGTTTAGAAAATAAAAGAGTTGATCCAACTAAAATGCCTGAGATCATTTTAGAATCTGCTAAAAAAGTCGGAATGGAACATGCACTAAAAAAAGAACCACTAAGCTTAAGTGGAGGACAAAAACAACGTGTTGCAATTGCTTCAACTTTAGCTTTAGATCCTGATATTATGATTTTTGATGAAGCAACAAGTATGTTGGATCCAAAAGGAAAACGTGAAATTAAAGAAATCATGGTTCAGTTAAGAGGAACTAAAACTATTATTTCAATTACTCATGATATGGATGAAATTTTAAATGCTGATAAAGTTGTTGTTCTAGATCATGGTAAGTTAGTTAAAATTGGTAAACCACTAGAAATAGTTGGAGATAAAGATTTTTTAAGAAGTATTCAATTAGACATTCCTTTTGTAGCTTTAGTAAGAGAAGAGTTAGAGAAAAAAGGATTAGTTGTTCCTAATACTCAAAATATGGACGAGTTGGTGAAAGAAATATGTGAAGTTTAA
- a CDS encoding energy-coupling factor transporter ATPase: MWSLKKKKVDEQNFDFSKDIVLENVSYTYAKGTPFEHKALENTNLTFKKNKITCVIGTTGSGKSTMIQLTNGLIVTETGQTLVGDYPIPAKIKKIKEVKKLRKEIGLVFQFPEYQLFQETVKKDIAFGPVHLGESKEEVYKRIPDLLKLVELPTEYAERSPFELSGGQKRRVAVAGIVAMDGSTLVLDEPTGGLDPKGEEDFMNLFERLNKEFNKRIIMVTHNMDHVLRIADEVIVMHNGKVIDIGTPFEIFSNIELLKKIEIDPPKLYQLMYKLKDKKINLLNKEIRTIEDFAIELAKLKKVEGSR; the protein is encoded by the coding sequence ATGTGAAGTTTAAAAAAGAAAAAAGTAGATGAACAAAATTTTGATTTTAGTAAAGATATTGTTTTAGAAAATGTTTCTTACACTTATGCAAAAGGAACACCATTCGAACATAAAGCTTTAGAAAATACAAATTTAACATTCAAAAAAAACAAAATAACTTGTGTTATAGGAACAACAGGTAGTGGAAAATCTACTATGATTCAGTTAACTAATGGATTAATTGTTACTGAAACTGGTCAAACATTAGTTGGAGATTATCCAATTCCTGCAAAAATTAAAAAAATAAAAGAAGTTAAAAAATTAAGAAAAGAAATTGGTTTAGTTTTCCAATTCCCTGAATATCAATTATTCCAAGAAACAGTTAAAAAAGATATCGCTTTTGGTCCTGTTCATTTAGGAGAAAGTAAAGAAGAAGTTTATAAAAGAATTCCTGATTTATTGAAATTAGTTGAATTACCAACTGAATACGCTGAACGTTCACCTTTTGAATTATCAGGAGGACAAAAACGACGTGTTGCTGTTGCTGGGATTGTTGCAATGGATGGAAGTACATTAGTTTTAGATGAACCTACTGGAGGATTAGATCCAAAAGGTGAAGAAGACTTTATGAATTTATTTGAAAGATTAAATAAAGAATTCAATAAACGTATTATTATGGTTACTCATAATATGGATCATGTTTTAAGAATTGCAGATGAAGTAATTGTTATGCATAACGGAAAAGTCATTGACATTGGAACACCTTTTGAAATCTTTTCAAATATAGAACTTTTAAAGAAAATCGAAATTGATCCACCAAAACTTTACCAATTAATGTACAAATTAAAAGATAAAAAAATTAACTTATTAAATAAAGAAATTAGAACAATTGAAGATTTCGCTATTGAATTAGCTAAATTGAAAAAAGTAGAAGGGAGTAGATAA
- the rpmJ gene encoding 50S ribosomal protein L36, translating to MKVRSSVKQICDKCRVIRRKGRVMIICVTPKHKQRQG from the coding sequence ATGAAAGTTAGATCATCAGTCAAACAAATTTGCGACAAATGTCGTGTAATTAGACGTAAAGGCCGCGTAATGATTATTTGTGTAACACCAAAACACAAACAAAGACAAGGTTAG
- a CDS encoding energy-coupling factor transporter transmembrane component T family protein: MRISFGRYIPKNSLIHKMDPRLKMFMVIFLIVSIFFPIKFTGYLIIAVGILTLFFLSKLNLNLLVRLLAPVSFIFTIILIMNFFFIHPSQSDIDKISEYYEQHKNSLPSGILWYVTSTFKSGRLSAEGVASAGLKVDPIGFFFNWKIFWFSEKALYSAIVMAFRIYLMITLTCVLTGTTPSLQLTLAIEDLLSPLKIVKLPVYILSMIISIALRMIPTLIDEAGRIMKAQSSRGIDIKNGKFKDKVKSLTSLIIPLLVSSFQKAEDLAYAMDARGYDPNARRTRFIQFKLNWIDIVIFTIGIAFATFMIVYASSPVVFANWHIVHIDSLIGR; encoded by the coding sequence ATGAGGATATCATTTGGTAGATATATTCCAAAAAACTCTTTGATTCATAAAATGGATCCAAGACTTAAAATGTTTATGGTTATCTTTTTAATCGTATCTATTTTCTTTCCGATTAAATTTACTGGTTATTTAATCATTGCAGTAGGAATTTTAACTTTATTTTTCTTATCAAAATTAAACTTAAATTTACTAGTTAGATTATTAGCTCCTGTATCATTTATTTTTACAATCATTTTAATTATGAATTTCTTTTTCATTCATCCATCTCAAAGTGATATTGATAAAATAAGTGAGTACTATGAACAACATAAAAACAGTTTACCATCAGGAATCCTTTGATATGTAACTTCAACTTTTAAAAGTGGAAGATTATCAGCAGAGGGTGTTGCTAGTGCAGGGTTAAAAGTTGATCCTATCGGATTCTTCTTTAACTGAAAAATATTCTGATTTAGTGAAAAAGCATTATATAGTGCAATTGTTATGGCATTTAGAATTTATTTAATGATTACACTAACTTGTGTTTTAACAGGAACAACACCATCACTACAATTAACATTAGCGATTGAAGATTTATTATCACCTTTAAAAATTGTTAAATTACCAGTTTATATTTTATCTATGATTATTTCTATTGCGCTACGTATGATTCCTACTTTAATTGATGAAGCAGGAAGAATTATGAAAGCACAATCTAGTCGTGGTATTGATATTAAAAATGGTAAGTTTAAAGATAAAGTAAAAAGTTTAACATCATTAATCATTCCTTTATTAGTTTCATCATTCCAAAAAGCTGAAGATTTAGCTTATGCAATGGATGCTAGAGGTTATGATCCAAATGCAAGAAGAACTAGATTTATTCAATTTAAACTAAATTGAATTGATATTGTAATTTTTACAATAGGTATAGCATTTGCAACATTTATGATAGTTTATGCATCTAGTCCTGTAGTATTTGCAAACTGACACATCGTTCATATTGATTCATTAATAGGGCGTTAA
- the rpsK gene encoding 30S ribosomal protein S11 gives MANPKPQGKKRIKKNIPKGIAHIHSTFNNTIVTISDEKGNVLSWSSAGALGFKGSKKSTPYAAQLISEAAAKGAMDNGVKSVAVEVKGPGPGRDAAVRALQMAGLDINSIKDTTPIPHNGVRPRKRPRG, from the coding sequence ATGGCAAATCCAAAACCACAAGGTAAAAAAAGAATTAAGAAAAATATTCCTAAAGGTATTGCTCACATTCATTCTACTTTTAACAATACAATTGTTACTATTAGTGATGAAAAAGGAAATGTTCTTTCTTGATCAAGTGCTGGAGCATTAGGATTTAAAGGTTCTAAAAAATCTACACCTTATGCAGCTCAATTAATTTCTGAAGCAGCAGCTAAAGGTGCTATGGATAATGGAGTTAAATCTGTTGCAGTTGAAGTTAAAGGTCCAGGACCAGGACGTGATGCAGCTGTTAGAGCATTACAAATGGCAGGATTAGATATTAATTCAATCAAAGATACAACACCAATACCACACAACGGAGTGCGTCCAAGAAAACGCCCAAGAGGTTAA
- a CDS encoding tRNA pseudouridine synthase A: MYGILLTLCYDGSNYHGWIHQNNAVAIQDVLESAVKRVTKNKNFKTIGTSKTDSGVHALDQKVLLVIHFKPILEVFIKALNKALPSDVKILDASFVQPSFNLREVKQKTYSYYINDSEFDIFKQRFEYYWKHDQIDINKLQQIFDLFIGEHEFKLFSGLKDDELENINTKRTIESIKVFRNKENRVQIQFKAYGFIRYQIRMIVANALNCYLNKKVTVEQIKEMLKGNGNKNPFIAESKGLVLEKIEFNK; this comes from the coding sequence ATGTACGGAATTTTATTAACTTTATGTTATGATGGATCTAATTATCATGGTTGAATTCATCAAAACAATGCTGTTGCTATTCAAGATGTTTTAGAAAGTGCAGTAAAAAGAGTTACAAAAAATAAAAATTTCAAAACAATTGGAACAAGTAAAACTGACTCTGGAGTACATGCTTTAGATCAAAAAGTTTTACTTGTTATTCATTTTAAACCTATATTAGAAGTTTTTATTAAAGCTTTAAATAAAGCATTACCTAGTGATGTTAAAATACTTGATGCTAGTTTTGTTCAACCGTCATTTAATTTAAGAGAAGTAAAACAAAAAACTTATAGTTATTATATAAATGATTCTGAATTTGATATATTCAAACAAAGATTTGAATATTATTGAAAACATGATCAAATTGATATTAATAAACTACAGCAAATATTTGATTTATTTATTGGTGAACATGAGTTTAAATTATTTTCAGGATTAAAAGATGATGAACTAGAAAACATAAATACTAAAAGAACAATTGAATCAATAAAAGTTTTTAGAAATAAAGAAAATAGAGTTCAAATTCAATTTAAAGCATATGGTTTTATTAGATATCAAATTAGAATGATTGTAGCTAATGCTTTAAATTGTTATTTAAATAAAAAAGTAACAGTTGAACAAATAAAAGAAATGCTAAAAGGAAATGGTAATAAAAATCCTTTTATAGCTGAATCAAAAGGATTAGTGTTAGAAAAAATCGAATTTAACAAATAA
- the infA gene encoding translation initiation factor IF-1, producing MAKETEMEFEGTVVEVLPNAQFRVQLENGIVINAHVSGKIRMHYIRILPGDKVTIVISPYDMTRGRITYRKIAK from the coding sequence ATGGCTAAAGAAACTGAAATGGAATTTGAAGGTACTGTTGTTGAAGTACTTCCTAACGCTCAATTTAGAGTGCAATTAGAAAACGGAATAGTTATTAATGCCCACGTGTCAGGTAAAATCCGCATGCATTACATCCGCATTTTACCTGGAGATAAAGTAACTATTGTGATATCACCATACGATATGACACGTGGAAGAATTACTTATAGAAAAATTGCAAAGTAA
- the rplQ gene encoding 50S ribosomal protein L17, producing the protein MSYIQKRGQNTAWRTSLMRNLTTELIVNESLEITETRAKELRRHFDKMITLAKRGDLHARRQAASWLRDTQANKKETALQKLFNELAKKYENRNGGYTRILKLDNRKGDNAPMVIIELV; encoded by the coding sequence ATGTCATACATTCAAAAACGTGGTCAAAACACAGCATGAAGAACTAGCTTAATGCGTAATTTAACAACTGAATTAATCGTTAATGAAAGTTTAGAAATTACTGAAACTAGAGCAAAAGAATTAAGAAGACATTTTGACAAAATGATCACTTTAGCAAAACGTGGTGATTTACACGCAAGACGTCAAGCTGCTAGTTGATTAAGAGATACTCAAGCTAACAAAAAAGAAACAGCATTACAAAAATTATTTAATGAATTAGCAAAAAAATACGAAAATAGAAATGGTGGATACACTAGAATTCTTAAATTAGATAACCGTAAAGGTGATAATGCACCTATGGTTATTATCGAATTAGTCTAG
- a CDS encoding DUF2188 domain-containing protein: MAEKLATVYHVTPYNGKWQVKGVGNSRPSKLFDTQKDAIAYANELTKKRFGSVIIHRPSGRVRDSISNKNKK, from the coding sequence ATGGCAGAGAAATTAGCTACTGTATATCATGTAACACCATATAATGGAAAATGACAAGTTAAAGGTGTTGGAAACTCAAGACCAAGTAAACTGTTTGATACTCAAAAAGATGCCATTGCTTATGCTAATGAACTAACTAAAAAACGTTTTGGATCTGTAATTATTCATAGACCAAGCGGTAGAGTAAGAGATAGTATTAGTAATAAAAATAAAAAATAA
- a CDS encoding DNA-directed RNA polymerase subunit alpha, producing the protein MKRFMRPEFTLLKEGQDKNYGKFSVSPLERGFGTTLGNAIRRTLLAATPGASVYAIRIAGAAHEFTSIPGIVENVTKIILNIKQLVLKIDSEMYKDEESVEIKIKTNVEGEVYASDLEVPAGVEILSKDLLIATVSEGGVLDLVLYAKNSRGYKSFKDNKNERNIEPGMITIDSNYSPIVKVAYAVDSTKIGKSIDLEQLELEVETDGSITAVEAVSIAAKVLVAHLEFFVNLNHEISDVEIIGLENDEEKELDKTIEELDLTQRSLNCLKRAGIDTLRELISKNEDEIGSIRNLGRKSLKEIKEKVAQLRLTFKQ; encoded by the coding sequence ATGAAAAGATTTATGAGACCAGAATTCACTCTTCTAAAAGAAGGGCAAGATAAAAATTATGGAAAATTCAGTGTATCACCTTTAGAAAGAGGATTTGGTACAACTTTAGGTAATGCTATTAGAAGAACTTTATTAGCAGCAACTCCAGGAGCTAGTGTTTATGCAATTAGAATCGCTGGTGCTGCTCATGAATTTACATCAATTCCAGGAATAGTTGAAAACGTTACAAAAATCATCTTAAACATTAAACAATTAGTTTTAAAAATTGATTCAGAAATGTACAAAGATGAAGAAAGTGTTGAAATTAAAATCAAAACTAACGTTGAAGGAGAAGTTTATGCTTCTGATCTTGAAGTTCCTGCTGGTGTAGAAATTTTAAGCAAAGATTTATTAATAGCGACTGTTAGTGAAGGTGGAGTTTTAGATTTAGTATTATATGCTAAAAACTCACGTGGATACAAATCATTCAAAGATAACAAAAACGAAAGAAATATTGAACCAGGAATGATAACAATTGACTCAAATTACTCACCAATTGTTAAAGTTGCTTATGCTGTTGATTCTACAAAAATTGGTAAATCAATCGATTTAGAACAATTAGAATTAGAAGTTGAAACTGACGGTTCAATTACAGCAGTTGAAGCTGTAAGTATTGCGGCTAAAGTTTTAGTTGCTCACTTAGAGTTCTTTGTTAACTTAAATCATGAAATTAGTGATGTTGAAATTATCGGTTTAGAAAACGATGAAGAAAAAGAACTAGATAAAACTATTGAAGAGTTAGACTTAACTCAAAGAAGTTTAAACTGCTTAAAACGTGCAGGAATCGATACTTTAAGAGAATTAATTTCTAAAAATGAAGATGAAATTGGATCAATCAGAAACCTAGGTCGTAAATCATTAAAAGAAATTAAAGAAAAAGTTGCTCAATTAAGATTAACTTTTAAACAATAA
- the rplO gene encoding 50S ribosomal protein L15: MKLNELKYTPGSKKEATRVGRGMASGKGKTATRGHKGQNSRSGGGVRPGFEGGQTPLFRRLPKIGFTSPNQKEYVILNLSDLEALNLSAINHETLIDAKIIKNNKTLVKILGKGSLTKKVDVKVNKVSKSAQAEIEKLGGKVEVM; this comes from the coding sequence ATGAAATTAAATGAATTAAAATACACTCCAGGTAGCAAAAAAGAAGCTACTAGAGTAGGTAGAGGTATGGCTTCTGGAAAAGGTAAAACTGCTACTAGAGGTCACAAAGGACAAAACTCACGTTCAGGTGGTGGAGTTCGTCCAGGATTCGAAGGAGGACAAACACCATTATTTAGAAGATTACCTAAAATTGGGTTCACTTCTCCTAACCAAAAAGAATACGTAATTTTAAATCTAAGCGATTTAGAAGCGTTAAATTTATCAGCAATTAATCATGAAACTTTAATTGATGCAAAAATCATTAAAAACAACAAAACTTTAGTTAAAATATTAGGTAAAGGATCATTAACTAAAAAAGTTGATGTTAAAGTTAATAAAGTTTCAAAATCAGCACAAGCTGAAATTGAAAAACTTGGAGGAAAAGTAGAGGTGATGTAA
- the secY gene encoding preprotein translocase subunit SecY, protein MAKKTVNDKTNQNRNFALRSLNKKNDFVKTNFFIKNKDLVYRIVFTLLALLVIRIGVYITVPGVKLNSNFASETAKIQFFQLLSTLGGGSIGKFSILSLGVSPYITASIIVQLLSTDVVPVLTRWNKSGERGRKKLDKLTKIIMIPFAVMQAEATIFTLSSRGDLIIPGWDDPNALASAAFYYVLVPLIMLAGSFLMLWISDQITIKGIGNGISIVIFLGIVVSMPSNLIATYNFWISDTGEEANIFFSGFLNFLIYIGVFFLVIFSVVLMNEAERKIPIQQTGSGLTDSQEHTPYLPLKINNAGVIPVIFASAIISTPVTISQIIEVVNPESGFVHFTKDYLGFDTWYGISIFGVLIILFTFLYSQVQINPEKISENFQKSGTFIPGIKPGDDTIKYLSSTINRLSVVGSIFLAVISILPYVISKLTSLPSNLAIGGTGLIICISVAIQTTQQLKGRLIQQNFIEKKKEKFTEESSSSQTSHIW, encoded by the coding sequence ATGGCAAAAAAAACTGTTAACGATAAAACTAATCAAAACAGAAATTTTGCTTTAAGATCACTCAACAAAAAAAACGATTTTGTAAAGACAAATTTCTTCATTAAAAACAAGGATTTGGTTTATAGAATCGTTTTTACATTATTAGCACTTTTAGTAATAAGAATTGGAGTATATATTACTGTTCCGGGGGTTAAATTAAATTCTAACTTTGCTAGTGAAACTGCAAAAATCCAATTCTTCCAATTACTTTCTACTCTAGGAGGAGGAAGTATTGGTAAATTCTCAATTCTTTCATTAGGGGTTTCTCCTTATATTACAGCATCAATTATTGTTCAATTACTTTCAACTGATGTGGTTCCTGTTTTAACTAGATGAAATAAATCAGGAGAAAGAGGAAGAAAAAAACTTGATAAGTTAACAAAAATTATTATGATACCGTTTGCAGTTATGCAAGCAGAAGCAACAATTTTTACGCTATCAAGTCGCGGTGATTTAATAATACCTGGTTGAGACGATCCAAACGCTTTAGCTAGTGCGGCATTTTACTACGTATTAGTTCCGTTAATTATGTTAGCAGGTTCATTCTTAATGCTATGAATATCTGATCAAATTACAATTAAAGGAATTGGAAATGGTATTTCTATAGTTATTTTCTTAGGAATCGTAGTGTCAATGCCTTCTAACTTAATAGCAACATACAACTTCTGAATTTCAGATACAGGAGAAGAAGCAAATATATTCTTTTCAGGATTCTTAAACTTCTTAATTTATATTGGAGTGTTCTTCTTAGTTATTTTTTCAGTTGTATTAATGAATGAAGCTGAAAGAAAAATCCCTATCCAACAAACTGGATCAGGGTTAACTGATTCTCAAGAACATACACCATACTTACCACTAAAAATAAATAACGCAGGAGTTATTCCGGTAATCTTTGCATCAGCAATTATCTCAACTCCAGTTACAATTTCTCAAATTATAGAAGTTGTTAATCCAGAAAGCGGTTTTGTTCACTTTACTAAAGATTATTTAGGATTTGATACTTGATACGGTATATCAATATTTGGTGTGTTAATTATATTATTCACTTTCTTATATTCTCAAGTTCAAATAAACCCTGAAAAAATATCTGAAAACTTCCAAAAATCAGGAACATTTATTCCAGGAATAAAACCAGGAGATGACACAATAAAATATCTATCATCAACAATTAATAGATTGTCTGTTGTGGGATCGATTTTCTTAGCAGTAATTTCTATTCTTCCTTATGTTATTTCAAAATTAACTAGTCTACCATCTAACTTAGCGATCGGTGGTACTGGATTAATTATTTGTATATCAGTAGCAATTCAAACTACTCAACAATTAAAAGGAAGACTTATTCAACAAAATTTCATTGAAAAGAAAAAAGAAAAATTTACTGAAGAATCTTCTTCATCTCAAACTTCTCACATTTGATAA